The proteins below are encoded in one region of Rhododendron vialii isolate Sample 1 chromosome 7a, ASM3025357v1:
- the LOC131333253 gene encoding laccase-6: protein MANLVITSFTLWLSLVILYATQTMHAMAFWPGGRSTRFYDFKVQTKKITKLCYTKDIVTINEMYPGPVVYAQEDDRVIIRVTNESPYNATIHWHGVRQRLSCWSDGPSYITQCPIQTGQTFTYEFTLLQQKGTLLWHAHVSWLRATVHGAIVVYPKTGVPYPFMYPYEEHIIILGEYWLRDLVQLEQAVLASGGGPPTADAFTINGHPGPNYNCSSDDVYKIDVVPGKTYLLRLINAGLNMENFFAIANHKLTIVEADAEYTKPFSTDRVMLGPGQTVNVLVTANQPIGRYSMGMGPFMSAQNVPFQSIKSVAYFQYLGAMPYSLALPAPLPSFNDNLAVKTVMDGLKSLNPVPVPKEIDSNLFITIGLNVQKCNSKTPQQNCQGVNGGIMAASMNNISFIKPNVSLLEAYYKHIHGYYSEDFPGVPLKFYDFVNGAPNTIPIDTQSVRGTRTKVLEFGSRVQLILQDTGTVTTENHPIHLHGYSFYVVGYGTGNYNPQTANFNLVDPPYMNTIGVPAGGWAAIRFVADNPGVWFMHCHLEIHLSWGLSVVFIVKNGQGELETLPHPPADLPRC from the exons ATGGCCAACTTAGTGATCACTTCATTTACACTATGGTTGAGCTTAGTTATTTTGTATGCTACTCAAACTATGCATGCTATGGCATTCTGGCCTGGTGGAAGATCAACCAGGTTCTACGACTTCAAG GTGCAAACCAAGAAAATTACAAAGTTGTGCTACACCAAGGATATCGTCACAATCAACGAAATGTATCCTGGGCCTGTTGTTTATGCCCAAGAAGACGATAGAGTCATCATCAGAGTCACCAACGAATCGCCCTACAATGCCACAATACATTG GCATGGTGTTCGACAAAGGCTATCGTGTTGGTCCGATGGTCCGTCGTACATTACCCAGTGCCCAATCcaaaccggacaaacatttACGTATGAGTTTACGTTGTTGCAACAGAAGGGCACCCTTCTTTGGCATGCTCATGTATCTTGGCTCAGGGCCACTGTTCATGGTGCCATTGTTGTCTACCCTAAAACTGGAGTACCATACCCTTTTATGTACCCTTATGAAGAGCACATCATCATCCTAG GGGAGTATTGGCTGAGAGACCTTGTACAACTTGAGCAGGCGGTATTAGCAAGTGGCGGAGGTCCTCCAACAGCGGACGCTTTCACAATCAACGGACACCCTGGCCCTAACTACAACTGTTCAAGCGATG ATGTTTATAAAATTGATGTGGTTCCCGGGAAGACATACCTGTTAAGGTTAATCAACGCGGGGCTAAACATGGAGAACTTCTTTGCCATTGCTAATCACAAATTAACAATCGTGGAAGCGGATGCAGAGTACACAAAGCCATTCTCTACTGACCGTGTGATGCTAGGACCCGGTCAGACTGTCAACGTCCTCGTCACGGCCAATCAGCCCATCGGACGGTACTCTATGGGCATGGGTCCCTTCATGTCCGCTCAAAATGTCCCATTCCAAAGCATAAAATCCGTTGCATATTTCCAGTACTTGGGTGCCATGCCATATAGTTTAGCCTTACCAGCTCCGTTACCAAGTTTTAATGATAATCTTGCCGTTAAGACCGTTATGGATGGCCTAAAAAGCCTTAATCCCGTGCCTGTCCCAAAAGAGATTGACTCCAATCTTTTCATTACCATCGGATTAAACGTTCAAAAGTGCAATTCCAAGACGCCACAGCAGAATTGCCAGGGCGTTAATGGTGGGATTATGGCCGCTTCAATGAATAACATCAGTTTTATTAAGCCTAACGTTTCACTTCTCGAGGCTTATTACAAACATATTCATGGGTATTATTCCGAGGATTTCCCTGGGGTACCCCTTAAATTCTATGACTTTGTCAATGGGGCACCTAATACCATTCCTATTGATACCCAGTCAGTTAGAGGGACTAGGACTAAGGTCCTTGAATTTGGGTCCCGAGTGCAATTAATTTTGCAGGACACAGGAACCGTCACCACCGAAAACCACCCGATTCATCTCCATGGCTATAGCTTCTATGTCGTAGGGTATGGTACCGGGAACTATAACCCTCAAACTGCCAATTTCAACTTGGTCGATCCACCTTACATGAATACGATTGGAGTTCCGGCTGGCGGATGGGCCGCAATTCGCTTTGTCGCTGACAATCCAG GAGTATGGTTCATGCACTGTCACTTGGAGATACATTTGTCATGGGGATTGTCGGTGGTTTTTATAGTAAAGAATGGGCAAGGAGAGTTGGAGACCCTTCCACACCCGCCGGCAGACCTGCCGCGGTGCTAG
- the LOC131333258 gene encoding uncharacterized protein LOC131333258 — protein sequence MSGNQTMVNNCGFMTCDKLDRMANWVGTSVASAFFVSLERCACINLSTSHDDLDDDEEEAKDRPLMLTKLPSLDCSSFHLPNTPTDKDKLPPV from the coding sequence ATGTCTGGAAATCAAACGATGGTGAACAATTGCGGGTTCATGACGTGCGACAAGCTGGATCGGATGGCGAATTGGGTGGGGACGAGCGTGGCGTCGGCTTTCTTCGTGTCGCTGGAGCGTTGTGCCTGCATCAACCTCAGCACCTCCCACGACGACCTcgacgacgacgaggaagaGGCCAAGGATCGCCCCCTCATGCTCACCAAGCTCCCATCCCTCGACTGCTCCTCCTTCCACCTCCCCAACACCCCCACCGATAAGGATAAGCTTCCTCCCGTCTGA